A region of the Streptomyces sp. NBC_00442 genome:
CGGTGCGCCAACTCCGGCCTACGCGCGTAGAGTTGACACTTCGTTACGGCCCGGTGAGCAGGGCGGTCCCTGCTCACCGGGCCGGTTCGCGACGGGGGCGGTCAGCGACCGCCGTGGGTCACGGGGTCGTCTTGACCTTGATGGAGCCGTCGACGATCTTCTTCTGGGCCGCGTCGAGCTGCGGCTTCAGGTCGTCGATGAAGCCACCGCTCGTGGCGAGCGAGACGCCGCCCTTGGCCAGCGGGTAGCTGTTGGTGCCGACCAGCGGCTTGCCGTCCTTGATCGACTTGATCAGGTCGTAGACGCCGATGTCGACGTTCTTGACGACCGAGGTCAGGATCGCGTTCTTGTACTTGGACAGCGAGGCCTGCTGGTACTGGTCGGAGTCGACCCCGATCGCCCAGGCACCCTTCTTGCCCGCGACGGCCTCGATCGCACCGGTGCCGGAGGAGCCGGCGGCGGTGTAGATCACGTCGGCGCCGTTGTCGAGCATGCCCTGCGCGGCTTCCTTGCCCTTGTCGGGGCTGGCGAAGCCGGAAGTGTCCGAACCGTGCGACAGGTACTGGTTGTCGACCTTGACGTCCGGCTTGGTGTCCTTGACGCCCTGGTTGAAGCCCGCCTCGAACTTCTTGATGAGGGGAACGTCGACGCCGCCGATGAAGCCGACGTGGTTGGTCTTGGTCTTCAGCGCCGCGGCGACACCCGCGAGGTAGGAGCCCTGCTCCTCGGTGAAGACGATGTTGTCGATGTTCTTCGGGCCCTCGACGACGGAGTCCACGATGCCGAACGTGACGTTCGGGTACTTGACCGCGACCTTCTTCATCGAGTTCGCGTACGCGTAGCCGATGCCGATGACCGGGTTGTAGCCCGCGCCCGCGAGGTCGGTCAGCCGCTGCTCGCGGTCGGCCTCGGTGTCGGTGGTCTTGGCGGTCAGCTCCTTGACGTCACCGCCGAACTCGGCCTTGGCCTTGTCGATGCCGCGCGCGGCGGAGTCGTTGAACGAGTGGTCACCACGGCCACCGACGTCGTACGCGACACCGATCTTGACGCCCTTGCCGCCCGCGGAGGACGACGAGGAGGTGCCCGAGTCCTTCTGGGAGGACGTGGAGCCACAGGCGGTGGCGGAAAGCGCGA
Encoded here:
- a CDS encoding BMP family lipoprotein, translated to MRRVSKIAAAGIATAALALSATACGSTSSQKDSGTSSSSSAGGKGVKIGVAYDVGGRGDHSFNDSAARGIDKAKAEFGGDVKELTAKTTDTEADREQRLTDLAGAGYNPVIGIGYAYANSMKKVAVKYPNVTFGIVDSVVEGPKNIDNIVFTEEQGSYLAGVAAALKTKTNHVGFIGGVDVPLIKKFEAGFNQGVKDTKPDVKVDNQYLSHGSDTSGFASPDKGKEAAQGMLDNGADVIYTAAGSSGTGAIEAVAGKKGAWAIGVDSDQYQQASLSKYKNAILTSVVKNVDIGVYDLIKSIKDGKPLVGTNSYPLAKGGVSLATSGGFIDDLKPQLDAAQKKIVDGSIKVKTTP